The Deinococcota bacterium DNA window TTGCCGCGGTCAACCGGCATCAGGGCACGAGCTATCCCGAGGAGATGACGGTCTTTCTCGAGTTTCACGGCAGTCCCGCGGGCGTCGCTTCCGACACTGCCCTCGCCGAGGAAATCGCCCGGGAGCACGGCGCGCTGCTGTTTGACTCGAGCAGCGACGCGAGCGAGCGCGAAAGGCTCTGGGCGGCCCGCCACAACATGTTCTACGCGACCGTCGCCGCCAACCCCGGCAAGCGCAGCGTGGTCACCGACGTGGCCGTGCCCATTTCGCGCTTGGCCGAGGCGGTGGGGGCGGCGCTCGCCAACTGCCGCGAGGCGGGGCTCAGCGCCTACCTCGTCGGCCACGTCGGCGACGGCAACTTTCACCTGGCCATCTTCTTCGACCCGGCCGACCCCGCGGCGCAGGCCCGCGTCGAAGAGGTGAGCCACAAGATGGTCGAGCACGCCCTCAGCCTGGGCGGCACCTCGACGGGCGAGCACGGCGTGGGCATCCGCAAGCTGCGCTATATGGAGCGCGAGCACGGGGCGTCCCTCGCGGTCATGCGCGCGCTCAAGGCGGCGCTCGACCCCAGGGGCATCATGAATCCCGGCAAGAAGCTGCCGGAAGGGCGGCATTCAGGGGTCGGCACAGCGGAGTCGGACTAGAGCTTTTCCCTACTCCCCCTGGCCGCTGCCCTTCAACTTTAACTCCCTGAAGCTCTCCCGCTTCGGCTCGGCGTGGGCGGCCGCCTCGAGCTCGGCCACCTCGGCGACCTCGACCACTTCGGCGACCTCGGGCACCTTCTCGACGAGCAGGCGGCGGAAGCGCGCGCGCACGAGCTGCAAGACGGCGAAGATGACGACGATGAGGCCCAGGGCGGGCGCGAGGTAGCGGTCGGACTGCAGGACGGCGTCGCCGAACCAGGCGGTGAGGACGATCCAGGGGATGCGGGCGATCATCGCGGTCAGCCACAGCCGCCGCAAGGAGAGGTTGGAGAGTCCCGCCGCCACCACCGCGAAGTCGATATTCAGGACAAAAAAGATGACGCCCCAGATCCACAGCGACTTGATGCCCAAAAACTGCTCCCACTCGTGCCAGAGTTTGGGGCTCACCAGGCGCAAGATGACCGGGCGGCCCAGCCGGCGCGAGAGGTTGAGCGCCAGGGCCGCGCCCAGGGCCAGACCGACGGTGCCGTACAGAATGGCCGGGCCGACGCCCAGGAGGCTGCCGCCGAGCGTGCTCACCAGCGGGGTGGGGATGAAGGGCAGGAGCGCCGTCAGCAAGAACAGCAGGATATAGAGGAGCGGGC harbors:
- a CDS encoding VTT domain-containing protein, with protein sequence MLEALSSFIHDAGPLGPLLYILLFLLTALLPFIPTPLVSTLGGSLLGVGPAILYGTVGLALGAALALNLSRRLGRPVILRLVSPKLWHEWEQFLGIKSLWIWGVIFFVLNIDFAVVAAGLSNLSLRRLWLTAMIARIPWIVLTAWFGDAVLQSDRYLAPALGLIVVIFAVLQLVRARFRRLLVEKVPEVAEVVEVAEVAELEAAAHAEPKRESFRELKLKGSGQGE